The window GCCCTGAGGTCGGCGCGATCCGCCGGCCACATATAGGGCCACAGATTGCGCAATGTCGTGAGGGTGTCGGCTTCGGCGGATACGGTCTTTTCGGCCACTTTTCTTGCCTTTTGGGTCAGAGGGTCAGCGGTTGGGCGAGCAGGAGCTGACAAGTTCATGAAGCGAGGCGGACACACCGGCCAACGCCGCGTGGTCGACCGCGTAACGCGAGCGCTGGCGGTCGGGCTCAAAGCGGACGAGGCCGGCCTCGACCAGGATTTTCAGATGCTGCGAAACGGTCGACTGGGCGAGGTCGAGATGGTCGACCACCTCGCGGCAGCAGCAGGAGCGGCTGGCGGAGAGATGTTTCAGGATCTCGATGCGCGCCGGGTGCGATAGCGCTGCAAGCCGCGCGGCGATGGCGCGGCTGTCGGGCGCGCGGTCGGCACAGCAGTTTTCGGATGGGGATTCGGTCATCGTCTATCGGCGATAGACGATGAAGGATGAGAGGGCAAGCTGCGCCGATGGGTAGATCGCCAATCTCCCCCCTTGAGGGGGAGATGTCGCCGAAGGCGACAGAGGGGGTCGTCTCACGTAGATCGCCGACGCCTTTTCGTCACGCAGGACGTTGGCGCCCCACGCGCGGCGACCCCCTCTGGCCGCTTTGCGGCCATCTCCCCCTCAAGGGGGGAGATTACCCGCCGCACTACTACGGCTTCGCCGGCGCTTCCGTCACCTGGTCGCCCATGGCCTTCATGTCGGCGGCCTCGCCTTCCTTCGACTTGCCGGGCACCTTGAACACCTGGCCGGGCCAGATGCGATTGGGATTGCGGATCTGATCCTGGTTGGCGAGATAGATGGTCGAGTAGCGCACGCCACGGCCGTAGACCCGCTGCGAGATCCGCCACAGCGTGTCGTTGCGGCGGATGATGACGGCGCTGCCAGCATGTTCGAGCTTGGGCGCGACGGCTTCGGGCACATCGGTGGCCGGCGTCGCTTCCGCAACCTTGGCAGTCGCCTCGGTTGAGGTGGCAGGCCTGGCCTGCGCGGACTGAGACCCCGCACCTTGAACCTGCGTGAGCTTGGTTTCGGCGGGCTTGGCTTCGCCCGGCGCGACGGCGGCGACCGACTCGCCGGCCTCGCGCTCGAACGGCACCGCGGCGCGGGCGACGACCTTGACGCCGTCACCATCCAGGCCATCGACATGGATGGTGTGATTGCCGACCGGAATGTCGCGCGCCGCCTCGATCAGGAAATGGCCGTCCGGCGAGGTTTGCGCATCGCCGAGCAGCATCTCGTCGGCATAGGCGCGCACCTTGCGGCCGGGATCGGCGATGCCGGCGACGAATATCTTGCTGCCGTCGATCTCGACAGCCTCGACGGCGATCTTGGCTTCTGCCGGAGCGGCAGCGGCAGGCGCTTTCGCTGCAGGGGTGGCTGCTTGGCCGGTTGCGGC is drawn from Mesorhizobium sp. B1-1-8 and contains these coding sequences:
- a CDS encoding ArsR/SmtB family transcription factor, whose protein sequence is MTESPSENCCADRAPDSRAIAARLAALSHPARIEILKHLSASRSCCCREVVDHLDLAQSTVSQHLKILVEAGLVRFEPDRQRSRYAVDHAALAGVSASLHELVSSCSPNR
- a CDS encoding LysM peptidoglycan-binding domain-containing protein — its product is MAINSSKAFLFAAGGVVAVAAVAYGSGALDPYVDQKPTQIAALPPADTKPAAPAGTTTEARLPQPPANSMAPAANNTMAPANNTMAPAAPAASSPAAQAPAAAGPTLPSFDVVRVEGNGSIVVAGSAAPKAKVEILNGGTALGSTDAGPDGAFAIVLDDPLKPGDYTITLRQTLGGTTVASAQTAVVSVPQSPTGQVLAMVEEPGKPSELLTVPQPVAPADQAAAPVAQAPAASGTASAPSAAAPAATGQAATPAAKAPAAAAPAEAKIAVEAVEIDGSKIFVAGIADPGRKVRAYADEMLLGDAQTSPDGHFLIEAARDIPVGNHTIHVDGLDGDGVKVVARAAVPFEREAGESVAAVAPGEAKPAETKLTQVQGAGSQSAQARPATSTEATAKVAEATPATDVPEAVAPKLEHAGSAVIIRRNDTLWRISQRVYGRGVRYSTIYLANQDQIRNPNRIWPGQVFKVPGKSKEGEAADMKAMGDQVTEAPAKP